From Calothrix sp. PCC 6303, a single genomic window includes:
- a CDS encoding DNA alkylation repair protein, producing MAQYLITQLQEQLAQAGDSKTKEWWEAYLKHSLPFRGLKLPQVRAILHSWAKTANFSSQPVTQQFETAIVLIQESWGEDKLAGILLLQEFLLKHRLINWESDLPKFATLFDEAYIKEWNTCDWFCVKVLNPLIKQQGKSCAEAIMQWCEAENLWRKRASVVSFVNIAKHGESNFPGFTQMLLHSCGVVVQSSERFAQTGTGWALRELSLSDRNLVIDFIKTNSTYFSSEGLRYGMEKFPPDLQQQLKQYRQEKLKSKNNPKSSILCLP from the coding sequence ATGGCACAATACCTGATTACCCAACTCCAAGAACAATTAGCCCAAGCGGGTGATAGTAAAACTAAGGAATGGTGGGAAGCTTATCTCAAGCACTCACTACCTTTTCGCGGATTGAAATTACCCCAAGTCAGAGCAATATTACATTCCTGGGCAAAAACCGCTAATTTTTCCAGCCAACCAGTAACTCAACAATTTGAAACTGCTATTGTTCTAATTCAAGAATCTTGGGGAGAGGATAAATTAGCGGGAATTCTCTTACTGCAAGAATTTTTGCTCAAACACCGCTTGATTAATTGGGAATCGGATTTACCAAAATTCGCCACCTTGTTCGATGAAGCTTATATTAAAGAGTGGAATACCTGCGATTGGTTTTGTGTCAAAGTTCTCAATCCCCTCATCAAACAACAAGGAAAATCCTGTGCAGAAGCGATAATGCAATGGTGTGAAGCTGAAAATTTATGGCGTAAACGAGCATCAGTTGTCAGTTTCGTCAATATTGCCAAACATGGAGAAAGTAATTTTCCTGGTTTTACCCAAATGTTGCTCCATAGCTGTGGAGTAGTAGTTCAATCTTCAGAAAGGTTCGCGCAAACTGGTACGGGATGGGCTTTACGGGAATTGAGTTTGAGCGATAGGAATTTAGTCATTGACTTTATCAAAACCAATAGCACCTATTTTTCCAGTGAAGGATTGCGCTATGGGATGGAAAAATTTCCACCCGATTTACAGCAGCAACTCAAACAATATCGGCAGGAAAAATTAAAATCTAAGAATAATCCGAAATCAAGCATCCTATGTCTTCCCTAG